In Gossypium arboreum isolate Shixiya-1 chromosome 5, ASM2569848v2, whole genome shotgun sequence, a single genomic region encodes these proteins:
- the LOC108485009 gene encoding glucan endo-1,3-beta-glucosidase 13-like, translated as MASRFKLAFALSLLLQLLDFCRGSKVGVAYGRNANNLPPPDQVAQLVEKHNIQYLRIYDSDPKVLKAFSNTSIELMVGVRNADLSAFQSQSYVDSWLRNSILPYYPATNITHITVGIEMIDSLDNATNLVVPAMRNVVFALKTANLQDRIKVSTPLPFGVLSKSYPPSEGAFSSSYENVLRPLLDFLEENQSPFMVDLYPFYAMINGDSSLDYVLFKSSSSIFVDPNTGLSYNNIFDAQLDAFHFALANLNFSRMKIIVTETGWPTRGSPYASIDNAQTYNTNLIRQFMDGPGTPAMPGVNLYVFIFTLFSENLNPGPETERNFGIFYPDMSSVYNLGFPDKGGRSWCIASSQALDSDLQYLLNWACILGKANCSAIQPGQQCFEPDTLFSHTSFAFNNYYQKNGATDDACSFGGTGIKAMVNAAITKRTYHENKVVVAIIVNECMS; from the exons ATGGCTTCGAGATTCAAGCTTGCGTTTGCACTCTCTCTGCTGCTTCAACTGTTAG ATTTCTGTAGGGGAAGCAAAGTTGGTGTTGCCTATGGAAGGAATGCTAATAATCTTCCACCACCTGATCAAGTAGCACAATTGGTTGAAAAACACAATATTCAGTACCTCAGGATTTATGATTCCGATCCCAAAGTGTTAAAGGCCTTTTCAAACACTAGCATTGAACTTATGGTGGGAGTTCGTAATGCAGACTTATCAGCATTCCAGTCCCAATCTTATGTAGATTCCTGGCTAAGGAATAGCATCCTCCCATACTACCCAGCCACAAATATCACCCACATTACTGTTGGTATTGAAATGATTGATAGCCTGGACAATGCCACCAACTTGGTTGTACCCGCCATGAGAAATGTTGTTTTCGCATTGAAAACAGCTAACCTGCAAGATAGGATCAAGGTTTCAACTCCACTCCCCTTTGGGGTTTTATCGAAATCCTACCCACCTTCCGAAGGGGCATTTAGCAGTAGCTATGAAAATGTCTTGCGACCTTTGTTGGACTTCCTGGAAGAGAACCAATCACCTTTTATGGTCGACTTATATCCTTTTTACGCTATGATCAATGGAGATTCTTCTTTGGATTATGTTCTGTTTAAGTCATCCTCTTCGattttcgtagacccaaataccGGTTTAAGTTACAATAACATTTTTGATGCTCAGCTAGATGCTTTTCATTTTGCTTTGGCCAATCTGAATTTTAGCAGAATGAAGATTATTGTAACGGAAACTGGCTGGCCTACGAGAGGTTCACCCTATGCTAGTATTGACAATGCCCAGACTTACAACACCAACTTAATTCGTCAGTTTATGGATGGCCCTGGTACGCCTGCTATGCCCGGTGTAAACCTATATGTGTTCATTTTCACCTTGTTTAGTGAGAACCTAAACCCAGGACCGGAAACAGAGAGAAACTTTGGCATATTTTATCCGGACATGTCGAGTGTATATAACCTGGGCTTTCCTGACAAAGGAGGAAGAAGCTGGTGCATTGCTTCTAGCCAGGCTTTGGATTCGGATTTACAGTATTTGCTaaattgggcttgcattctgggaAAAGCGAATTGTTCGGCAATTCAGCCAGGCCAGCAATGTTTTGAACCAGATACCCTATTTTCTCATACCTCTTTCGCCTTCAACAATTACTACCAGAAAAATGGAGCCACCGATGATGCATGCAGTTTTGGAGGAACTGGGATCAAA GCTATGGTGAATGCAGCTATCACT AAGAGGACGTATCATGAGAATAAAGTAGTTGTTGCGATTATCGTGAACGAGTGCATGAGCTAA
- the LOC108485895 gene encoding glucan endo-1,3-beta-glucosidase 13-like yields the protein MASTFKLVFAVPLLLQLLDFCRGGKVGVDFGTDANNLPSPDQVSDLVQKHNIQYLRIYDSDPKVLKSLSNIGIELMVGVHNDDLSKFQSQSYVDSWVKNSILPYYPATKITDISVGVEVTDSPDAANLAVPAMRNVVSALKKVGLQGRIKVSTPLSFGVLSKSYPPSDGAFDGSHDNVLGPLLDFLEENQSPFTVNLYPFYAIGDASLDAVLFKSPSSIFVDPNTGFSYKNIFDAQLDAVHFALAKRKSRRIPIIVTETGWPTKGSGGHRLAMASLDNVDDSYASIDNAKTYNTNLIRHVTDGSGTPARPDEELVVYIFSLFNENLKQGPEIERNFGLFYPDMRSVYNLVFPGKGTGRSWCVASSQASNSALQNALDWACGPGKADCSALQPDQQCFEPNNLVSHASFAFNNYYQKNGLTDQACSFGGTGIVVYNDPSYGSCIYNVKSRDPKGRTWCVASSQASRSNLQNALDWACGPGKADCSEIQPNQKCFQPDTLLAHASFAFNNYYQKNGATDASCSFRGNAIKVDQDPSYGNCIYH from the exons ATGGCTTCAACATTCAAGCTCGTCTTTGCTGTTCCTTTGTTGCTTCAGCTTTTAG ATTTCTGTAGGGGAGGTAAAGTTGGAGTTGACTTCGGAACGGATGCTAATAATCTTCCATCACCTGATCAAGTATCAGATTTGGTTcaaaaacacaacattcaataCCTCAGGATTTATGATTCTGATCCCAAAGTGCTGAAATCCTTGTCAAACATTGGCATTGAACTTATGGTAGGAGTTCATAATGATGACTTATCCAAATTCCAGTCCCAATCTTATGTAGATTCCTGGGTGAAGAACAGCATCCTCCCATACTACCCCGCTACAAAGATCACCGACATTTCTGTAGGTGTTGAAGTGACTGATAGCCCAGATGCCGCCAACTTGGCTGTGCCCGCCATGAGAAATGTCGTTTCAGCGTTGAAAAAGGTTGGCCTCCAGGGTAGGATCAAGGTTTCAACTCCACTCTCCTTTGGGGTTTTATCGAAATCCTACCCACCTTCCGATGGGGCATTTGACGGTAGCCATGATAATGTCTTGGGACCTTTGTTGGACTTCCTGGAAGAGAACCAATCACCTTTTACGGTCAATTTATATCCTTTTTACGCTATTGGAGATGCTTCTTTGGATGCTGTTCTGTTTAAGTCACCCTCTTCAATTTTCGTAGACCCGAATACCGGTTTTAGTTACAAGAACATTTTTGATGCTCAACTAGATGCTGTTCATTTCGCTTTGGCCAAACGGAAATCCAGAAGAATACCGATTATTGTTACGGAAACCGGCTGGCCTACGAAAGGTTCAGGAGGACATAGGTTAGCGATGGCTAGTCTTGACAATGTTGACGACTCCTATGCTAGTATTGACAATGCCAAGACTTACAACACCAACTTAATTCGTCATGTTACAGATGGCTCTGGTACTCCTGCTAGGCCTGACGAAGAGCTAGTTGTGTACATTTTCTCCTTGTTTAATGAGAACCTGAAGCAAGGACCGGAAATAGAGAGAAACTTTGGTTTATTTTATCCCGACATGAGGAGTGTTTATAACCTGGTCTTCCCTGGAAAAGGAACCGGAAGAAGCTGGTGCGTTGCTTCTAGCCAGGCTTCAAATTCGGCTTTACAGAATGCGCTAGATTGGGCTTGTGGTCCGGGAAAGGCGGATTGCTCCGCTCTTCAGCCTGACCAGCAATGTTTTGAACCAAATAATCTAGTTTCTCATGCCTCTTTTGCATTCAACAATTACTaccagaaaaatgggctcactgATCAAGCATGCAGTTTTGGAGGAACTGGGATCGTAGTCTATAACGACCCTA GCTATGGTAGTTGCATCTATAATG TAAAAAGTAGGGATCCGAAAGGAAGAACTTGGTGCGTTGCTTCTAGTCAGGCTTCTAGGTCGAATTTACAGAATGCATTAGATTGGGCATGCGGTCCTGGAAAAGCTGATTGTTCGGAAATTCAGCCTAACCAGAAATGTTTTCAGCCAGATACTCTACTTGCTCATGCCTCTTTCGCCTTCAACAATTACTACCAGAAAAATGGTGCTACTGATGCTTCCTGCAGTTTCCGTGGAAATGCAATCAAAGTTGATCAGGATCCTA GCTATGGGAATTGCATCTATCACT AA